Proteins encoded together in one Carya illinoinensis cultivar Pawnee chromosome 3, C.illinoinensisPawnee_v1, whole genome shotgun sequence window:
- the LOC122303172 gene encoding pentatricopeptide repeat-containing protein At5g66520-like: protein MRETQRLTLKNTISRLIKEFKTMRELKQINAHILTSPNLLPNERHFLLTRLLYFCAISDSGSLSHATDVFRLIKNPNTSVYNVMIRAYASKTNGGDDTNSCPSLILYKQMLHGGIAPDYLTFPFLVKECTRRLDGDTGQSIHAQAIKFGLYDDVFVQNSMIGLYMACGYLSFALKLFDNMLDRDVVSWNSMIIGYLRSGELDMALDLFRRMKKRNIITWNSMITGFVQGGRPKEALGFFHEMQIIYDVMVQPDKITIASVLSACAYLGAIDQGKWVHSYLGRSGLQCDVVIGTALVDMYGKCGCVEKAYEVFKDMPKKDTLAWTAMISVFALHGYAKEAFNLFGEMENLRAKPNHVTFVGLLSACAHTGLVEKGRWCFDRMRRVYLIEPQVYHYACMVDLLGRAGLFEEAECLIRGMPLKPDVFVWGALLGGCQMHGNVELGQRVAQYLIDLEPLNYSFYVNLCDVYAKANRFDDIKRIRALMKEKGIIKEVPGCSMIEVEGVVHEFSVRGSPEVALEEVVWTLVGFSKVMKIEGYMLDHDEISLNDRDEISLKATMLL, encoded by the coding sequence ATGAGAGAAACCCAACGGTTGACTCTCAAGAACACAATCTCCCGCTTAATCAAAGAATTCAAGACCATGAGAGAGCTTAAGCAAATCAATGCCCATATCCTAACGTCTCCCAATCTACTCCCGAACGAGCGTCATTTTCTTCTGACTCGGCTCCTTTATTTTTGCGCCATTTCGGATTCAGGCTCTCTCAGCCATGCTACCGATGTTTTCCGACTCATAAAGAACCCAAATACCTCTGTCTATAACGTTATGATTAGAGCTTATGCCAGTAAAACCAATGGTGGTGATGATACAAATTCGTGCCCGTCCTTGATTCTATATAAGCAAATGCTTCATGGTGGCATTGCACCAGATTATCTCACTTTTCCGTTCCTCGTAAAAGAATGCACCAGGAGGCTTGATGGTGACACCGGTCAAAGCATTCATGCCCAAGCCATCAAGTTTGGACTCTATGATGACGTATTTGTTCAGAATTCTATGATAGGCTTGTATATGGCGTGTGGGTATTTGAGCTTTGCCTTGAAGTTGTTCGACAATATGTTAGATCGGGATGTTGTTTCTTGGAACTCGATGATTATTGGCTATTTGAGAAGTGGGGAACTGGACATGGCGTTGGATTTGTTCAggaggatgaagaagaggaataTTATTACTTGGAATTCGATGATAACAGGGTTTGTTCAAGGTGGTCGGCCGAAGGAGGCCTTGGGGTTTTTTCATGAAATGCagattatatatgatgttatgGTCCAACCGGACAAGATTACAATTGCTAGTGTTCTTTCAGCCTGCGCTTATCTGGGCGCCATTGATCAGGGAAAATGGGTGCATAGTTACTTGGGAAGAAGTGGCCTACAGTGTGATGTGGTAATTGGTACAGCGCTGGTTGACATGTATGGCAAATGTGGATGCGTAGAAAAAGCATATGAGGTCTTTAAGGATATGCCTAAAAAGGATACCTTGGCATGGACAGCGATGATATCAGTCTTTGCTCTTCATGGGTATGCTAAAGAGGCATTTAATCTTTTTGGAGAGATGGAAAACCTTAGGGCGAAGCCCAACCATGTGACTTTTGTTGGGCTACTGTCAGCTTGTGCGCACACTGGTCTAGTAGAGAAAGGTCGCTGGTGTTTTGACAGGATGAGACGTGTTTACTTAATTGAGCCACAGGTTTATCATTATGCTTGCATGGTTGATTTGCTTGGCCGTGCTGGGCTCTTTGAAGAGGCAGAATGCCTTATCAGAGGCATGCCACTGAAGCCAGATGTGTTTGTTTGGGGTGCATTACTAGGAGGTTGTCAAATGCATGGGAATGTGGAATTGGGACAAAGGGTGGCGCAATATTTAATTGATTTGGAACCTCTGAATTATTCTTTTTATGTGAACTTGTGCGATGTATATGCCAAAGCTAATAGATTTGATGACATAAAGAGAATCAGAGccttaatgaaagaaaaagggaTAATAAAGGAAGTCCCAGGCTGCAGCATGATTGAAGTTGAAGGGGTTGTTCATGAATTTTCAGTGAGAGGATCACCTGAAGTTGCACTGGAGGAAGTAGTATGGACCCTGGTTGGGTTTAGTAAGGTGATGAAGATAGAAGGTTATATGCTTGATCATGATGAGATATCATTGAATGATCGTGATGAGATATCATTGAAGGCAACAATGTTGCTATGa